One genomic region from Magallana gigas chromosome 3, xbMagGiga1.1, whole genome shotgun sequence encodes:
- the LOC105344121 gene encoding uncharacterized protein isoform X2, with product MALVTVQRSPSPSNSAASEDVVSEDADELDVAGKPASPPRQRRTKAAAKRLKKFFHTVRFISKLRPFSESYFTVKGAALILPQSEQESLYASKRITKTCDNEIQSHLQSMFYLLRPQDTIKIAVRLETTNSTGIPRYMAVVSCIGRQDTEESVILGIDCQQSATIGLVYPIYADTSFKLDGDGGFVVSSDGKLHVFKPVSVQAMWSALQSLNKIIKMARDNRYIPTGLSHTWTGYYDSNSLRSTRVQISEWYTNEDVEFFKSMPVFVETDDEESQFKKRLNVELKNVMMRMDLEEATCKAIRTELQAAMNMDLSEHKSYIDQEMMRILGQMDSPTLIKDYLYLGSEWNASNMDELTNNGVGHILNVSREIDNFFPGCFEYQNIREWDSEETDLMKHWDRTFLFIREARNRGSKVLVHCKMGISRSASTVMAYLMKEYRMTRQEAYDFVKEKRSCIMPNSAFWKQLETYEGILQAKRKLELFKSKSQQDLLDAPTDDEVNFNRHSRNYEILMDKDMTRCQSLPDLDNSVFLHDMDLNSFNLEPGMEGESRSADSAEDSLSDHPSPKPEGEKSLICFIGGEDDDDDDGHQSEGMEEVDWNKPQSTPLPAFKIIKPDGSWIKEEVTDGEGKESVKVEVVMEEEKEEDEEIQEEEPKVDESSLEMNSPFVHLRENIPWNPGTVKKTKENIEGKKADFVVGGEIPDQVITIVGAENAGIREDLKLDLAGVTMTDSSDYCKDTCTPTSDSSKNSGSIYEKEEIPLAPGTVKRTLKEIEEKHGVFRSKDLPSLQLKRSASLKSPRENIRRRHIDRERRKTCNPVLIRSPRSPEEEAEFEWRRHSTGETFSSSKSGSEETATSAETKQAVYRLMGEEIKLEEGIVRRQKEGIEGKNRQSSPASEAKDPARVNPTTACVQVSSAMKNEDLNLCTDNLKNVPNKNDCALDTNMSANSNAPESAEEDVPKQSVNQMKSNFEKSPTPEESCKKESSPKSEDSMDAQIPNPQSPDPLLCSFAEKKLTFEKISSVSSTPTPMDSPEIAKRQKRKSQSEARFDSETLELIREIGSALMNSPAKCEIEPDADLDSSGNFSLVRHFVRDIETRTKKERKPARQIIIIDKESQEKKRRNWRFSAPVPGSENANEEIKRPVAKSVSQPISVLEEGDKGMGSSERGEGEKSSESKPAESSVSPGTSSSDCSLAGDHIDRVCNLVGKFRLIETKGKSPPNVKCDSPVKSDPPSNIDLEAEASECKSDATKEKETTCTAQTEEEENSNSESESSSPDNIQLRLLKENLRKTNIYSPNRPPSIELRRSNTSPGCALETVREKLSSRLQQRNSSGDLDPEMDEGKRKIRKLQGRSHPLTKLENRRSNPFYSTM from the exons GACCAAGGCAGCTGCCAAAAGACTCAAGAAATTTTTCCATACGGTCCGATTCATTTCCAAATTGAGGCC ttttagCGAGAGTTACTTTACAGTTAAAGGGGCGGCTCTGATCTTGCCACAGAGTGAACAGGAATCGCTGTACGCCTCCAAGAGAATAACAAAGACATGTGACA ACGAGATCCAGAGTCACCTCCAGTCCATGTTCTACCTTTTGCGGCCACAGGACACAATCAAAATC GCTGTAAGACTAGAGACAACAAATTCCACAGGTATCCCACGATACATGGCGGTCGTATCGTGTATCGGGCGTCAAGATACGGAGGAGTCTGTGATACTTGGTATAGACTGTCAGCAATCGGCCACCATAGGACTGGTCTATCCTATCTACGCTGACACAAGCTTCAAACTGGATGGGGATGG TGGGTTCGTCGTGTCATCTGATGGCAAACTTCATGTGTTCAAACCTGTGTCAGTACAGGCAATGTG GTCAGCTCTACAGAGCCTGAACAAGATCATCAAGATGGCTCGAGACAATCGCTACATTCCCACCGGATTATCTCACACATGGACAGGATATTATGACTCTAACAGTCTCAGATCAACTCGAGTTCAAATATCCGAGTG gtacACAAATGAAGATGTGGAATTTTTCAAGTCCATGCCTGTGTTTGTAGAAACTGACGA TGAAGAGTCCCAGTTTAAGAAGAGACTGAATGTGGAGCTGAAGAATGTCATGATGAGAATGGATCTAGAGGAAGCAACATGCAAAGCT ATAAGAACAGAGCTACAGGCAGCTATGAACATGGATTTGTCGGAACACAAGAGTTACATAGACCAAGAAATGATGCGAATTCTGGGTCAGATGGACTCTCCAACGCTCATCAAAGACTACCTGTACCTAGGATCTGAATGGAATGCTTCCAACATGGATGAACTTACCAACAATGG TGTTGGTCACATCCTCAATGTTAGCAGAGAGATTGACAATTTCTTCCCTGGCTGTTTTGAGTATCAGAACATCAGAGAATGGGACTCGGAAGAAACAGACCTTATGAAGCATTGGGACAGAACTTTCCTTTTCATTAGGGAAGCAAG GAATAGAGGTTCAAAGGTTCTTGTGCACTGTAAAATGGGGATTAGTAGATCAGCATCTACA GTGATGGCTTACCTGATGAAGGAGTACAGAATGACTAGACAGGAAGCCTACGATTTTGTCAAAGAGAAGCGTAGCTGCATCATGCCTAACTCTGCCTTCTGGAAGCAGCTTGAAACATATGAGGGCATACTACAAGCAAA GAGAAAGCTGGAACTTTTCAAGAGCAAGTCCCAGCAGGATCTTTTAGATGCACCCACTGATGATGAGGTGAACTTTAACCGACACTCCAGAAACTATGAAATCCTGATGGACAAAGATATGACACGGTGTCAGAGTTTACCTGATCTGGATAATTCTGTTTTCCTTCATGATATGG attTAAATTCATTCAACCTAGAACCAGGTATGGAGGGAGAATCCAGAAGTGCTGACTCAGCAGAGGATTCCCTGTCCGATCATCCATCTCCAAAACCAGAGGGGGAGAAGAGTCTAATCTGTTTCATAGGAGGGGAggatgatgacgacgatgatggaCATCAGTCGGAAGGGATGGAAGAGGTGGACTGGAACAAACCACAATCCACCCCTCTTCCAGCATTCAAAATCATCAAACCTGATGGAAGCTGGATCAAGGAAGAGGTTACAGATGGTGAAGGGAAGGAGAGTGTGAAGGTGGAAGTTGTCATGGAAGAGGAGAAGGAAGAGGACGAAGAAATTCAGGAAGAAGAGCCAAAAGTGGATGAGAGCAGTTTGGAAATGAACAGTCCTTTCGTACATTTGAGAGAAAATATACCTTGGAACCCAGGCAcagtgaaaaagactaaggAAAACATTGAAGGGAAAAAGGCTGACTTTGTGGTAGGAGGGGAAATACCTGATCAAGTCATTACAATTGTTGGTGCAGAGAATGCTGGGATTAGAGAGGATCTAAAACTGGATCTGGCTGGTGTGACAATGACTGACAGCTCTGACTATTGTAAGGACACTTGCACTCCTACATCAGATAGCAGCAAGAATTCTGGATCCATTTATGAGAAGGAGGAAATTCCCCTGGCACCAGGGACTGTTAAAAGAACTCTGAAAGAGATAGAAGAAAAGCATGG AGTATTTAGAAGTAAGGATTTGCCATCCCTTCAGCTCAAGAGATCAGCGAGTCTCAAAAGTCCAAGAGAAAACATTAGACGCCGCCACATTGACAGAGAAAGGCGCAAGACCTGCAACCCAGTTCTGATCAGGTCCCCTCGTAGTCCTGAGGAGGAGGCGGAATTTGAATGGAGGCGACACAGCACGGGGGAAACCTTCTCTTCTTCTAAGTCTGGTAGTGAAGAAACAGCGACCTCTGCAGAGACTAAGCAGGCTGTGTACAGACTGATGGGGGAAGAGATCAAACTGGAAGAGGGCATTGTCAGAAGACAGAAGGAAG GCATCGAAGGTAAGAATCGTCAGAGTTCACCCGCTAGTGAAGCCAAAGATCCAGCCAGAGTCAACCCAACTACAGCTTGTGTGCAGGTATCCTCTGCAATGAAAAAtgaagatttaaatttgtgtacTGATAATCTCAAAAATGTGCCAAATAAAAATGACTGTGCCTTGGACACAAATATGAGTGCCAACAGTAATGCTCCTGAGTCAGCTGAGGAAGATGTGCCTAAACAATCTGTAAAccaaatgaagtcaaattttgAGAAGAGCCCAACTCCTGAAGAATCGTGTAAAAAAGAATCTAGTCCCAAATCAGAGGATTCCATGGATGCCCAAATTCCTAATCCCCAATCTCCTGATCCACTTTTGTGTTCTTTTGCAGAAAAGAAATTGACATTTGAGAAAATCAGTTCTGTTTCTTCAACTCCTACTCCAATGGATAGTCCAGAAATTGCAAAAAGACAAAAGAGGAAATCTCAGAGTGAGGCTAGGTTTGATTCTGAAACTCTTGAACTTATACGGGAGATTGGCTCTGCCCTTATGAACAGTCCAGCTAAGTGTGAAATCGAACCTGATGCTGATTTAGATAGTAGTGGTAATTTTagtttagtaaggcattttgtAAGGGACATCGAAACTCGCACTAAAAAGGAACGAAAACCTGCAAGACAGATCATAATCATTGACAAAGAATCccaagaaaaaaagagaagaaactGGAGATTCAGTGCTCCAGTCCCTGGCAGTGAGAATGCTAATGAAGAAATCAAAAGACCAGTGGCCAAATCTGTCAGTCAACCAATCTCTGTGCTGGAAGAAGGAGACAAGGGGATGGGTAGTAGTGAAAGAGGGGAGGGAGAAAAATCAAGCGAGTCAAAACCTGCAGAATCTTCAGTGTCACCTGGCACATCTTCAAGTGACTGCTCATTAGCTGGGGATCATATAGACAGGGTATGCAACTTGGTTGGAAAATTTCGTCTCATTGAAACGAAAGGAAAATCTCCTCCAAATGTTAAATGTGACTCACCTGTCAAAAGTGACCCACCTTCAAATATTGACCTCGAGGCAGAAGCTTCTGAGTGCAAGAGTGATGCAACAAAGGAAAAAGAAACTACGTGTACTGCTCAGACAGAGGAAGAGGAGAACTCGAACAGCGAGTCTGAATCTTCATCCCCCGACAACATACAGTTAAGACTTTTGAAGGAAAACCTACGGAAGACTAATATCTACTCTCCCAATAGACCTCCATCTATAGAGCTTCGGCGTTCCAACACAAGCCCCGGCTGTGCTTTAGAGACGGTGAGAGAAAAACTCTCATCCCGTTTACAACAGAGGAACAGTTCAGGGGATTTAGACCCAGAAATGGATGAAGGAAAGCGGAAAATTCGCAAGCTTCAAGGGCGGAGTCACCCTCTAACCAAGCTAGAAAATCGAAGGAGTAATCCATTTTATAGTACCATGTAA
- the LOC105344121 gene encoding uncharacterized protein isoform X3 → MALVTVQRSPSPSNSAASEDVVSEDADELDVAGKPASPPRQRSKVSLVVETESFSESYFTVKGAALILPQSEQESLYASKRITKTCDNEIQSHLQSMFYLLRPQDTIKIAVRLETTNSTGIPRYMAVVSCIGRQDTEESVILGIDCQQSATIGLVYPIYADTSFKLDGDGGFVVSSDGKLHVFKPVSVQAMWSALQSLNKIIKMARDNRYIPTGLSHTWTGYYDSNSLRSTRVQISEWYTNEDVEFFKSMPVFVETDDEESQFKKRLNVELKNVMMRMDLEEATCKAIRTELQAAMNMDLSEHKSYIDQEMMRILGQMDSPTLIKDYLYLGSEWNASNMDELTNNGVGHILNVSREIDNFFPGCFEYQNIREWDSEETDLMKHWDRTFLFIREARNRGSKVLVHCKMGISRSASTVMAYLMKEYRMTRQEAYDFVKEKRSCIMPNSAFWKQLETYEGILQAKRKLELFKSKSQQDLLDAPTDDEVNFNRHSRNYEILMDKDMTRCQSLPDLDNSVFLHDMDLNSFNLEPGMEGESRSADSAEDSLSDHPSPKPEGEKSLICFIGGEDDDDDDGHQSEGMEEVDWNKPQSTPLPAFKIIKPDGSWIKEEVTDGEGKESVKVEVVMEEEKEEDEEIQEEEPKVDESSLEMNSPFVHLRENIPWNPGTVKKTKENIEGKKADFVVGGEIPDQVITIVGAENAGIREDLKLDLAGVTMTDSSDYCKDTCTPTSDSSKNSGSIYEKEEIPLAPGTVKRTLKEIEEKHGVFRSKDLPSLQLKRSASLKSPRENIRRRHIDRERRKTCNPVLIRSPRSPEEEAEFEWRRHSTGETFSSSKSGSEETATSAETKQAVYRLMGEEIKLEEGIVRRQKEGIEGKNRQSSPASEAKDPARVNPTTACVQVSSAMKNEDLNLCTDNLKNVPNKNDCALDTNMSANSNAPESAEEDVPKQSVNQMKSNFEKSPTPEESCKKESSPKSEDSMDAQIPNPQSPDPLLCSFAEKKLTFEKISSVSSTPTPMDSPEIAKRQKRKSQSEARFDSETLELIREIGSALMNSPAKCEIEPDADLDSSGNFSLVRHFVRDIETRTKKERKPARQIIIIDKESQEKKRRNWRFSAPVPGSENANEEIKRPVAKSVSQPISVLEEGDKGMGSSERGEGEKSSESKPAESSVSPGTSSSDCSLAGDHIDRVCNLVGKFRLIETKGKSPPNVKCDSPVKSDPPSNIDLEAEASECKSDATKEKETTCTAQTEEEENSNSESESSSPDNIQLRLLKENLRKTNIYSPNRPPSIELRRSNTSPGCALETVREKLSSRLQQRNSSGDLDPEMDEGKRKIRKLQGRSHPLTKLENRRSNPFYSTM, encoded by the exons CAAGGTGTCTCTGGTTGTTGAAACAGAAAG ttttagCGAGAGTTACTTTACAGTTAAAGGGGCGGCTCTGATCTTGCCACAGAGTGAACAGGAATCGCTGTACGCCTCCAAGAGAATAACAAAGACATGTGACA ACGAGATCCAGAGTCACCTCCAGTCCATGTTCTACCTTTTGCGGCCACAGGACACAATCAAAATC GCTGTAAGACTAGAGACAACAAATTCCACAGGTATCCCACGATACATGGCGGTCGTATCGTGTATCGGGCGTCAAGATACGGAGGAGTCTGTGATACTTGGTATAGACTGTCAGCAATCGGCCACCATAGGACTGGTCTATCCTATCTACGCTGACACAAGCTTCAAACTGGATGGGGATGG TGGGTTCGTCGTGTCATCTGATGGCAAACTTCATGTGTTCAAACCTGTGTCAGTACAGGCAATGTG GTCAGCTCTACAGAGCCTGAACAAGATCATCAAGATGGCTCGAGACAATCGCTACATTCCCACCGGATTATCTCACACATGGACAGGATATTATGACTCTAACAGTCTCAGATCAACTCGAGTTCAAATATCCGAGTG gtacACAAATGAAGATGTGGAATTTTTCAAGTCCATGCCTGTGTTTGTAGAAACTGACGA TGAAGAGTCCCAGTTTAAGAAGAGACTGAATGTGGAGCTGAAGAATGTCATGATGAGAATGGATCTAGAGGAAGCAACATGCAAAGCT ATAAGAACAGAGCTACAGGCAGCTATGAACATGGATTTGTCGGAACACAAGAGTTACATAGACCAAGAAATGATGCGAATTCTGGGTCAGATGGACTCTCCAACGCTCATCAAAGACTACCTGTACCTAGGATCTGAATGGAATGCTTCCAACATGGATGAACTTACCAACAATGG TGTTGGTCACATCCTCAATGTTAGCAGAGAGATTGACAATTTCTTCCCTGGCTGTTTTGAGTATCAGAACATCAGAGAATGGGACTCGGAAGAAACAGACCTTATGAAGCATTGGGACAGAACTTTCCTTTTCATTAGGGAAGCAAG GAATAGAGGTTCAAAGGTTCTTGTGCACTGTAAAATGGGGATTAGTAGATCAGCATCTACA GTGATGGCTTACCTGATGAAGGAGTACAGAATGACTAGACAGGAAGCCTACGATTTTGTCAAAGAGAAGCGTAGCTGCATCATGCCTAACTCTGCCTTCTGGAAGCAGCTTGAAACATATGAGGGCATACTACAAGCAAA GAGAAAGCTGGAACTTTTCAAGAGCAAGTCCCAGCAGGATCTTTTAGATGCACCCACTGATGATGAGGTGAACTTTAACCGACACTCCAGAAACTATGAAATCCTGATGGACAAAGATATGACACGGTGTCAGAGTTTACCTGATCTGGATAATTCTGTTTTCCTTCATGATATGG attTAAATTCATTCAACCTAGAACCAGGTATGGAGGGAGAATCCAGAAGTGCTGACTCAGCAGAGGATTCCCTGTCCGATCATCCATCTCCAAAACCAGAGGGGGAGAAGAGTCTAATCTGTTTCATAGGAGGGGAggatgatgacgacgatgatggaCATCAGTCGGAAGGGATGGAAGAGGTGGACTGGAACAAACCACAATCCACCCCTCTTCCAGCATTCAAAATCATCAAACCTGATGGAAGCTGGATCAAGGAAGAGGTTACAGATGGTGAAGGGAAGGAGAGTGTGAAGGTGGAAGTTGTCATGGAAGAGGAGAAGGAAGAGGACGAAGAAATTCAGGAAGAAGAGCCAAAAGTGGATGAGAGCAGTTTGGAAATGAACAGTCCTTTCGTACATTTGAGAGAAAATATACCTTGGAACCCAGGCAcagtgaaaaagactaaggAAAACATTGAAGGGAAAAAGGCTGACTTTGTGGTAGGAGGGGAAATACCTGATCAAGTCATTACAATTGTTGGTGCAGAGAATGCTGGGATTAGAGAGGATCTAAAACTGGATCTGGCTGGTGTGACAATGACTGACAGCTCTGACTATTGTAAGGACACTTGCACTCCTACATCAGATAGCAGCAAGAATTCTGGATCCATTTATGAGAAGGAGGAAATTCCCCTGGCACCAGGGACTGTTAAAAGAACTCTGAAAGAGATAGAAGAAAAGCATGG AGTATTTAGAAGTAAGGATTTGCCATCCCTTCAGCTCAAGAGATCAGCGAGTCTCAAAAGTCCAAGAGAAAACATTAGACGCCGCCACATTGACAGAGAAAGGCGCAAGACCTGCAACCCAGTTCTGATCAGGTCCCCTCGTAGTCCTGAGGAGGAGGCGGAATTTGAATGGAGGCGACACAGCACGGGGGAAACCTTCTCTTCTTCTAAGTCTGGTAGTGAAGAAACAGCGACCTCTGCAGAGACTAAGCAGGCTGTGTACAGACTGATGGGGGAAGAGATCAAACTGGAAGAGGGCATTGTCAGAAGACAGAAGGAAG GCATCGAAGGTAAGAATCGTCAGAGTTCACCCGCTAGTGAAGCCAAAGATCCAGCCAGAGTCAACCCAACTACAGCTTGTGTGCAGGTATCCTCTGCAATGAAAAAtgaagatttaaatttgtgtacTGATAATCTCAAAAATGTGCCAAATAAAAATGACTGTGCCTTGGACACAAATATGAGTGCCAACAGTAATGCTCCTGAGTCAGCTGAGGAAGATGTGCCTAAACAATCTGTAAAccaaatgaagtcaaattttgAGAAGAGCCCAACTCCTGAAGAATCGTGTAAAAAAGAATCTAGTCCCAAATCAGAGGATTCCATGGATGCCCAAATTCCTAATCCCCAATCTCCTGATCCACTTTTGTGTTCTTTTGCAGAAAAGAAATTGACATTTGAGAAAATCAGTTCTGTTTCTTCAACTCCTACTCCAATGGATAGTCCAGAAATTGCAAAAAGACAAAAGAGGAAATCTCAGAGTGAGGCTAGGTTTGATTCTGAAACTCTTGAACTTATACGGGAGATTGGCTCTGCCCTTATGAACAGTCCAGCTAAGTGTGAAATCGAACCTGATGCTGATTTAGATAGTAGTGGTAATTTTagtttagtaaggcattttgtAAGGGACATCGAAACTCGCACTAAAAAGGAACGAAAACCTGCAAGACAGATCATAATCATTGACAAAGAATCccaagaaaaaaagagaagaaactGGAGATTCAGTGCTCCAGTCCCTGGCAGTGAGAATGCTAATGAAGAAATCAAAAGACCAGTGGCCAAATCTGTCAGTCAACCAATCTCTGTGCTGGAAGAAGGAGACAAGGGGATGGGTAGTAGTGAAAGAGGGGAGGGAGAAAAATCAAGCGAGTCAAAACCTGCAGAATCTTCAGTGTCACCTGGCACATCTTCAAGTGACTGCTCATTAGCTGGGGATCATATAGACAGGGTATGCAACTTGGTTGGAAAATTTCGTCTCATTGAAACGAAAGGAAAATCTCCTCCAAATGTTAAATGTGACTCACCTGTCAAAAGTGACCCACCTTCAAATATTGACCTCGAGGCAGAAGCTTCTGAGTGCAAGAGTGATGCAACAAAGGAAAAAGAAACTACGTGTACTGCTCAGACAGAGGAAGAGGAGAACTCGAACAGCGAGTCTGAATCTTCATCCCCCGACAACATACAGTTAAGACTTTTGAAGGAAAACCTACGGAAGACTAATATCTACTCTCCCAATAGACCTCCATCTATAGAGCTTCGGCGTTCCAACACAAGCCCCGGCTGTGCTTTAGAGACGGTGAGAGAAAAACTCTCATCCCGTTTACAACAGAGGAACAGTTCAGGGGATTTAGACCCAGAAATGGATGAAGGAAAGCGGAAAATTCGCAAGCTTCAAGGGCGGAGTCACCCTCTAACCAAGCTAGAAAATCGAAGGAGTAATCCATTTTATAGTACCATGTAA